A part of Ziziphus jujuba cultivar Dongzao chromosome 8, ASM3175591v1 genomic DNA contains:
- the LOC107413749 gene encoding signal peptidase complex subunit 2 isoform X1: MQETKAETTTKNPKKANLLDHHSIKHILDESVSEIVTGRGYVEDVRLSNVRLLLGTVIIVIALFAQFYKKKFPENRDFLIACIVLYIVFNGLLQLIIITKEKNAILFTYPPAGSFTSTGLVVSSKLPRFSDMYTLIIASADPKSISAHQTVQFTKSVTQWFTKDGILVEGLFWKDVEALIDEYVREPKKSK; encoded by the exons ATGCAGGAAACGAAAGCAGAGACGACGACCAAAAACCCTAAGAAGGCCAATCTCTTGGACCACCACTCCATCAAACACATCCTCGACGAGTCCGTCTCAGAG ATCGTGACGGGTCGTGGATATGTGGAAGATGTGAGGCTGAGTAATGTAAGATTGCTATTGGGAAcggttattattgttattgcacTGTTCGCTCAGTTTTACAAGAAGAAGTTCCCTGAGAACCGCGATTTCCTCATCGCTTGCATCGTGTt GTATATAGTCTTCAATGGGTTGTTGCAGCTGATCATAATCACTAAGGAGAAGAATGCAATCCTTTTCACATATCCTCCGGCG GGATCCTTCACAAGCACTGGATTGGTGGTATCTTCCAAATTGCCAAGATTCTCTGATATGTATACCCTTATCATAGCTAGTGCAGATCCAAAATCAATTTCTGCACACCAAACGGTGCAGTTCACCAAAAGTGTTACTCagtg GTTCACCAAGGATGGGATTTTGGTGGAGGGGCTGTTTTGGAAAGATGTTGAAGCATTAATAGATGAATATGTGAGAGAACCAAAAAAGAGCAAATGA
- the LOC107413749 gene encoding signal peptidase complex subunit 2 isoform X2: MQETKAETTTKNPKKANLLDHHSIKHILDESVSEIVTGRGYVEDVRLSNVRLLLGTVIIVIALFAQFYKKKFPENRDFLIACIVLYIVFNGLLQLIIITKEKNAILFTYPPAGSFTSTGLVVSSKLPRFSDMYTLIIASADPKSISAHQTVQFTKSVTQWC, from the exons ATGCAGGAAACGAAAGCAGAGACGACGACCAAAAACCCTAAGAAGGCCAATCTCTTGGACCACCACTCCATCAAACACATCCTCGACGAGTCCGTCTCAGAG ATCGTGACGGGTCGTGGATATGTGGAAGATGTGAGGCTGAGTAATGTAAGATTGCTATTGGGAAcggttattattgttattgcacTGTTCGCTCAGTTTTACAAGAAGAAGTTCCCTGAGAACCGCGATTTCCTCATCGCTTGCATCGTGTt GTATATAGTCTTCAATGGGTTGTTGCAGCTGATCATAATCACTAAGGAGAAGAATGCAATCCTTTTCACATATCCTCCGGCG GGATCCTTCACAAGCACTGGATTGGTGGTATCTTCCAAATTGCCAAGATTCTCTGATATGTATACCCTTATCATAGCTAGTGCAGATCCAAAATCAATTTCTGCACACCAAACGGTGCAGTTCACCAAAAGTGTTACTCagtg GTGTTAA